In one window of Ignatzschineria indica DNA:
- a CDS encoding AAA family ATPase has protein sequence MRLKKVKLSGFKSFVEPTTFVLTSKLNGIVGPNGCGKSNIIDAVRWVMGESSAKQLRGESMSDVIFNGSERRKPAGMASIELIFENDQGRLGGKWSEYREISIRRTLDRDGKSQYFLNNTRCRRRDITDIFLGTGLGPRSYAIIEQGMISRIVESKPDELRIFFEEAANISKYKERRHETEQRIEHTRENLERLNDIRLELGKQLTKLERQADAARRYQALREQERTIRYSQVTEQKRAIEADIEKLHQDHVGEYEQFQTVLAQYQEISAEIVVQKEHFETLEATLAERNRELYPYKQAVDHLNHEQIRLQDLQKQALESQSEWQENGERLSQELEVTTTELATLEENLTEEKFTLESLEEQLWQERDQLMTLEQSLESAEKRTQQLRDQVKQLEQKLQLARQSRQFHQERLTQVIAERETLELQDLSEEVPEASEESRALEASLVTYRKEQSELNTQIEVGDSELITLKAEIRGLQDQQRQELATRNQLAGEISMLQKMLNQDEQKSRSPLFEHLVVKEGWNSAVDTVLQQFLMVETEKQRGSSYMIGEHPYQYDSHQLGYYIESDIAMGSLLSHLYIFDDSHLDPLAVEKDAGFMARREKLALYEMIVTKSGLLFGPDWALYNTQDAQFGILARQRSLENAISERQAIDQKLEFLDETLYEKEEGLKARQQLLDRARTALQKVNREYYDLEKKLSLLLQAESHQAEVRHRAKRRFDELVEEERKHQTQLAHLATEITVAEEEQMLLQEQFEESLLQYEMQKSHYSEQKQQMEQLRESHRARKGQVDQLEHHFVRLKERHNRAEEELTLLQKRLKSQEKVGDYQDQIADLEVEKVIAIERLVTFESELKALEHEVEKGRIALTTLEERRDIFNSSLEALKKKMNQFSIREAEFNTKRAIILEQWEKIVSEISDEELLIAKEHYQSAKAEVLEEKLKEIQSAIQKMGAVNLMAIAESEELRERKEYLDTQHEDLETALSMLEKAIREIDQETRTRFMETFEAINDDFSTLFPRLFGGGKAYLELTEDDALTSGINIIAHPPGKKPGTIHLLSGGEKALTAMALVFSIFNLNPAPFCMLDEVDAPLDEANVRRLGKLIDEMSEKVQFIFITHNKATMTISDSLIGVTMAEPGVSRLVSVNLQDAIAFSEE, from the coding sequence ATGCGCTTAAAGAAAGTTAAACTCTCTGGTTTTAAATCGTTTGTTGAGCCGACAACTTTTGTTTTAACGAGCAAGCTAAATGGTATCGTCGGTCCTAATGGCTGTGGTAAATCCAATATTATTGATGCCGTTCGTTGGGTCATGGGAGAATCTTCCGCTAAGCAGCTACGTGGGGAGTCGATGAGTGATGTCATATTCAATGGCTCTGAGCGTAGAAAACCTGCCGGCATGGCCTCTATAGAGTTGATCTTTGAAAATGATCAAGGGCGTTTAGGGGGCAAATGGTCAGAGTATCGAGAGATTAGTATTAGAAGAACGCTCGATCGGGATGGAAAGAGTCAATATTTTTTAAACAATACTCGCTGTCGTCGACGCGATATTACCGATATCTTTTTAGGGACCGGATTGGGACCTCGCTCCTATGCGATTATTGAGCAGGGAATGATCTCTCGTATTGTTGAATCAAAACCCGATGAGTTACGTATCTTTTTTGAAGAAGCGGCTAATATCTCAAAGTATAAGGAGCGCCGGCATGAGACGGAGCAGAGGATAGAACATACACGCGAGAATTTAGAACGACTTAACGATATTCGTCTAGAGCTCGGAAAACAGCTCACAAAATTGGAGCGGCAAGCAGATGCGGCAAGACGTTATCAAGCCTTAAGAGAGCAAGAGCGAACGATTCGTTACTCGCAAGTGACGGAGCAGAAGAGAGCGATCGAGGCAGATATTGAGAAGCTTCATCAGGATCATGTTGGGGAGTATGAGCAGTTTCAAACGGTTTTAGCGCAATATCAGGAGATCAGTGCAGAAATCGTGGTACAAAAAGAGCACTTTGAAACGCTTGAGGCGACTCTTGCGGAACGAAATCGTGAACTCTATCCCTATAAACAGGCGGTAGATCATCTCAATCATGAGCAGATACGACTTCAAGATCTTCAAAAACAGGCGTTAGAATCACAGTCGGAGTGGCAGGAGAATGGCGAGAGACTCTCTCAAGAGTTAGAGGTGACCACTACTGAACTTGCCACATTAGAAGAGAATCTAACGGAAGAAAAATTCACCTTAGAGTCCCTCGAAGAGCAGCTTTGGCAAGAGCGTGATCAGTTAATGACATTAGAGCAGTCGCTCGAGTCGGCAGAGAAGCGAACACAACAACTGCGTGATCAAGTAAAGCAGCTAGAGCAGAAGCTTCAATTAGCAAGACAGAGCCGGCAGTTTCATCAAGAGCGCTTAACGCAAGTGATCGCAGAGCGTGAAACTTTAGAATTGCAAGATCTCTCTGAGGAGGTGCCGGAAGCTTCAGAAGAGTCTCGAGCGCTAGAAGCTTCATTAGTGACCTATCGTAAAGAGCAGAGTGAACTCAATACTCAAATAGAGGTTGGGGATAGTGAGCTTATTACCTTAAAGGCTGAGATTCGCGGTTTACAAGATCAGCAGCGACAAGAATTAGCCACAAGAAACCAACTTGCCGGCGAAATTAGCATGTTGCAGAAGATGCTCAATCAAGATGAGCAGAAATCACGCTCTCCACTCTTTGAACATCTCGTTGTTAAAGAGGGATGGAATAGTGCGGTAGATACTGTTTTACAACAATTTTTAATGGTAGAGACAGAGAAGCAGCGGGGAAGTAGCTATATGATTGGGGAGCATCCCTATCAATATGATTCTCATCAACTGGGATACTATATTGAGAGTGATATTGCGATGGGCTCACTGCTCTCACATCTCTATATCTTTGATGACTCCCATCTCGATCCTCTTGCGGTAGAGAAAGATGCCGGCTTTATGGCCCGCAGAGAAAAGTTAGCACTCTATGAGATGATCGTAACAAAATCTGGGTTACTCTTCGGTCCTGATTGGGCGCTCTACAATACACAAGATGCCCAATTTGGGATCTTAGCACGGCAGCGTTCTTTAGAGAATGCGATCTCGGAGCGTCAAGCGATTGATCAAAAATTGGAATTTCTCGATGAGACCCTCTATGAGAAAGAGGAGGGGCTAAAGGCGCGTCAACAACTTCTTGATAGAGCGCGTACAGCGTTACAAAAAGTTAATCGAGAATATTATGATCTTGAGAAAAAATTGAGTCTGCTACTACAAGCTGAGAGCCATCAAGCAGAGGTGCGCCATCGGGCAAAACGCCGCTTTGATGAATTAGTTGAAGAGGAGCGTAAGCATCAAACACAACTTGCCCATCTTGCTACCGAAATAACAGTTGCAGAAGAGGAGCAGATGCTTCTCCAAGAGCAGTTTGAAGAATCATTGCTTCAATATGAGATGCAGAAGAGCCACTATAGTGAGCAGAAACAGCAGATGGAGCAGTTGCGTGAAAGTCATCGCGCACGAAAAGGGCAAGTGGATCAATTAGAGCATCACTTTGTTCGTCTTAAAGAGCGTCACAATAGAGCTGAAGAGGAGTTAACGCTACTGCAGAAGCGTTTAAAATCTCAAGAGAAAGTGGGAGATTATCAGGACCAAATCGCCGATCTTGAGGTGGAAAAGGTGATCGCCATTGAGCGACTTGTCACCTTTGAATCTGAGCTTAAAGCTTTAGAGCATGAGGTAGAGAAGGGGCGTATTGCACTCACCACACTTGAAGAGCGTCGCGATATCTTCAATAGCTCTTTAGAAGCGTTGAAGAAAAAGATGAATCAATTTTCGATCCGAGAGGCGGAGTTCAATACAAAACGCGCCATCATATTAGAGCAGTGGGAAAAGATTGTTTCGGAGATCTCAGATGAAGAGCTATTAATAGCGAAAGAGCATTATCAATCTGCAAAAGCAGAGGTATTAGAAGAGAAGTTAAAAGAGATTCAGAGCGCTATTCAGAAGATGGGAGCGGTTAACTTAATGGCGATTGCTGAGAGTGAAGAGCTTCGGGAACGTAAAGAGTATCTCGATACCCAACATGAAGATCTAGAGACAGCACTATCGATGCTTGAAAAGGCGATTCGAGAGATTGATCAAGAGACGCGTACCCGATTTATGGAGACTTTTGAAGCAATCAATGATGATTTCTCAACCCTCTTTCCCCGTCTCTTTGGTGGTGGAAAAGCTTATCTTGAATTAACCGAGGATGATGCTCTAACCAGTGGAATTAATATTATTGCACATCCTCCGGGTAAAAAGCCGGGGACGATCCATCTTCTCTCAGGGGGAGAGAAGGCTTTAACGGCGATGGCATTGGTCTTTTCCATCTTCAATCTTAATCCGGCACCATTTTGTATGCTCGATGAGGTGGATGCACCGCTTGATGAGGCGAATGTTCGCCGTCTTGGGAAATTGATCGATGAGATGAGTGAAAAGGTACAATTTATCTTTATTACCCACAATAAGGCGACAATGACAATCTCCGATTCTTTAATTGGTGTCACAATGGCAGAGCCGGGTGTCTCCCGCCTAGTATCGGTCAATCTTCAAGATGCAATAGCTTTTTCGGAAGAGTAG
- the serS gene encoding serine--tRNA ligase, whose product MIDPRLLRQNLDDVVTLLAKRGYNLDTEQFNKLEESRRTLQISLQELQNERNKRSKEIGIAKSKGEDASEILASVADLGNQLSKIEAELNVVSEELEKILLDMPNLPHNDVPVGKDEDDNVEIKRWGTPREFDFEPKDHVALGESLGMDFEAAAKISGSRFVVLKSNMAKLHRALAQFMLDTHTEEHNYMEVNVPVVVNQKSLYGTAQLPKFSEDLFKLEDERNFYLIPTAEVPLSNLAQDVILEESALPTQLVAHSNCFRSEAGSYGRDTRGMIRQHQFEKVELVHFTKPEDSYDALERLVRHAEVILEKLELPYRRVVLCTGDMGFSAAKTYDLEVWLPGQQKYREISSCSNCEDFQARRLKARFRNSESGKPELIHTLNGSGLAVGRTLVAVLENYQEADGRIRIPEVLKPYMQNREYL is encoded by the coding sequence GTGATTGATCCACGCTTATTAAGACAGAATTTAGATGATGTTGTTACTCTACTTGCAAAACGTGGCTACAACTTAGACACGGAGCAATTCAATAAACTTGAAGAGAGTCGTCGCACATTGCAGATCTCACTTCAAGAACTACAAAATGAGCGCAATAAACGCTCAAAAGAGATCGGTATCGCAAAATCGAAAGGGGAAGATGCCTCTGAGATCTTGGCTTCTGTAGCGGATTTAGGTAATCAACTCTCGAAAATTGAGGCTGAACTCAATGTTGTCAGCGAAGAGTTAGAAAAGATTCTCCTCGATATGCCCAATCTCCCGCACAATGATGTGCCGGTCGGTAAAGATGAGGATGATAATGTTGAAATTAAACGCTGGGGAACTCCTCGTGAATTTGATTTTGAGCCGAAAGATCATGTCGCTTTAGGGGAATCTTTAGGAATGGATTTTGAAGCAGCGGCTAAAATTAGTGGCTCTCGCTTTGTTGTTCTTAAATCAAATATGGCAAAACTTCACCGCGCATTAGCGCAATTTATGCTCGATACACATACTGAAGAGCATAACTATATGGAGGTGAATGTCCCTGTTGTCGTCAATCAAAAGAGTCTTTATGGTACGGCACAATTACCAAAATTTTCTGAAGATCTCTTTAAGTTAGAAGATGAGCGCAATTTCTATCTTATCCCAACAGCTGAGGTTCCTCTCTCAAATCTAGCGCAAGATGTGATCTTAGAAGAGAGTGCGCTTCCGACCCAATTAGTGGCACATAGTAACTGTTTCCGTTCTGAGGCGGGAAGTTATGGTAGAGATACACGCGGCATGATTCGCCAACATCAATTTGAGAAGGTTGAATTGGTCCACTTCACAAAACCAGAAGATTCTTACGATGCATTAGAACGTCTTGTTCGCCATGCTGAGGTGATCTTAGAGAAATTAGAACTCCCCTACCGCCGTGTCGTCCTTTGCACCGGAGATATGGGTTTTTCCGCAGCAAAAACTTATGATTTAGAAGTTTGGTTGCCGGGACAACAGAAATATCGTGAGATCTCTTCCTGCTCAAACTGTGAAGATTTCCAAGCTCGTCGCCTTAAAGCGCGCTTCCGCAATAGCGAAAGTGGCAAACCTGAGTTGATCCATACACTCAATGGCTCCGGTCTTGCTGTTGGTCGCACCTTAGTTGCGGTATTGGAGAATTATCAAGAGGCAGATGGTCGTATCCGTATTCCAGAGGTGCTTAAACCTTATATGCAAAATAGAGAGTATCTCTAA
- a CDS encoding cation:dicarboxylate symporter family transporter, which produces MPESIGTPQTPLFQGAFFENFLAISRYETIIGLLILAIAFWIIYRLQKRKSSFFMRMSVGLIFGALIGLGIQAWQGFPDQANIVLKETATWYGLFGRTFIAFIRMLVIPLVFVSIVKVILDFGGDQRLTKVARRGIFWLLFTTGIAALLGIFIANIMNLGYGDALVETAAKEREYTTLVDTFVNLVPNNIISAMNNNNIIGLVIFSALVGVAANRMRPKAVEAIAIFQKLIDALHKIVMSITMTIIKYMPYAIIALLAGTIMTNGIPAVIKVSSFVIAIYVATFIMIMIHLLIIAGHGLSPLMFLRKSRDTLVMAFSSRSSVGTLPLAISTLTERMGVSGSTANLIPSLGTTMGMNGCAGFFPALLVMMVAHMVGIETDLQFYIMLLIVIVIGSIGIAGVPGTATIAATIALSGMGMGEYFPLIGMVLAIDPMIDMGRTMTNISGALTASVVTDKELGLLNQERFQDPNAFLESGEQAS; this is translated from the coding sequence ATGCCTGAGAGTATCGGCACCCCACAAACCCCGCTTTTTCAAGGGGCTTTCTTTGAAAACTTCTTAGCGATCTCCCGCTATGAGACGATCATCGGTCTACTGATATTAGCGATCGCCTTTTGGATTATCTACCGTCTACAGAAGCGTAAATCGAGCTTCTTTATGCGTATGTCTGTTGGGCTCATCTTTGGCGCCCTCATTGGTTTAGGAATTCAGGCATGGCAAGGCTTTCCTGATCAAGCCAATATTGTCTTAAAAGAGACGGCAACATGGTATGGTCTCTTTGGCCGAACCTTTATCGCCTTTATCCGTATGCTCGTCATTCCGCTTGTCTTTGTCTCCATTGTTAAGGTGATTTTAGATTTTGGTGGAGATCAACGCCTTACTAAAGTGGCGCGTCGCGGAATATTCTGGCTGCTCTTTACAACAGGTATTGCCGCCTTGCTGGGGATCTTTATCGCCAATATTATGAATTTAGGTTATGGCGATGCATTAGTTGAGACGGCGGCAAAAGAGCGTGAATATACTACTTTGGTCGATACTTTTGTCAATCTTGTCCCCAATAATATTATCTCGGCAATGAATAATAACAATATCATTGGGCTTGTGATTTTCTCAGCGCTAGTGGGAGTTGCGGCTAATCGTATGCGCCCAAAAGCGGTTGAAGCGATCGCAATTTTTCAAAAATTGATCGATGCACTTCATAAAATCGTTATGAGCATCACCATGACTATTATTAAATATATGCCCTACGCAATTATCGCACTACTTGCCGGTACTATTATGACAAATGGTATTCCTGCTGTAATCAAGGTTTCAAGCTTTGTCATTGCGATCTATGTTGCGACCTTTATTATGATTATGATTCATCTCTTAATCATTGCCGGCCATGGTCTCTCTCCATTAATGTTTCTCCGTAAATCACGCGATACATTAGTGATGGCTTTCTCTAGCCGCTCATCTGTAGGAACACTACCCCTTGCAATCTCCACTCTGACAGAGCGAATGGGGGTTTCTGGTAGTACCGCAAACTTAATCCCCTCCCTTGGAACAACAATGGGGATGAATGGTTGTGCCGGCTTCTTCCCTGCACTATTAGTGATGATGGTAGCGCATATGGTAGGTATTGAGACAGATCTTCAATTCTATATCATGTTATTGATTGTGATCGTCATTGGATCGATCGGGATTGCCGGCGTCCCAGGAACGGCAACGATTGCTGCAACCATTGCTCTCTCAGGGATGGGAATGGGAGAATATTTCCCCTTAATCGGTATGGTGCTTGCTATCGACCCTATGATCGATATGGGTAGAACAATGACCAATATCTCAGGTGCGCTAACCGCTTCAGTAGTGACCGATAAGGAGTTAGGGTTACTCAATCAGGAGCGATTCCAAGATCCTAATGCCTTTTTAGAAAGTGGTGAGCAAGCATCATAA